In Scleropages formosus chromosome 18, fSclFor1.1, whole genome shotgun sequence, one DNA window encodes the following:
- the gpatch4 gene encoding G patch domain-containing protein 4 isoform X1 encodes MENVVVEEKSRRGPGLRFAEQQLLRHGWKQGKGLGRKENGISEAIKVKVKCDKGGVGHHQGEQFSFHWWDHVFNKASASLAVESGEDGVKVRKVAEEEDATGMISNKKPRKAELTKAKLYGCFVKSATLLSGQEQPEKKTCGTDDSSGSEHEEQELDLSTTTKLSDEDLMKACGGRTAHKGARHGLTMNAKLARLEQQEQEFLAKYSKKTQATETICRRTVSSSGASQSRGEEDQNNEREGKKAKKNKKRSRENQEDLALEGRNVEDVYETTPEVVIHKSKRKKHSKEKNDSTVSQESNPTSCIEAGRTSHKKKKHSKSEMTLTGDIGNCSVISETMESARGETCTDTLGDTGTVAEINNKDILRKKRHSKGKKETLDGTDEEFDDAGGRNEVYADLPPKKKKKIQSSIDVLRQGPGEELEEKRNENKKTRRKETRVTEGELQCEAMTVVKKKKKEKKKKKKKKSEETGA; translated from the exons atggAGAACGTCGTTGTGGAAGAGAAGAGCCGCCGGGGCCCGGGGCTTCGATTCGCGGAGCAACAGCTTCTTCGTCACGGCTGGAAACAAG GCAAAGGACTGGGAAGGAAAGAGAATGGAATCTCGGAGGCGATTAAAGTCAAAGTGAAATGTGACAAGGGAGGG GTGGGCCACCACCAGGGAGagcagttttcatttcactggtgGGACCATGTTTTCAACAAGGCCTCTGCTAGTCTGGCTGTGGAATCTGGTGAG GATGGTGTGAAGGTGAGAAAGGTagctgaggaggaggatgctACAGGGATGATCTCCAATAAGAAGCCTCGCAAGGCAGAACTGACTAAGGCCAAGCTCTATGGCTGCTTTGTCAAG TCGGCCACCCTTTTGTCAGGGCAGGAACAGCCGGAGAAAAAGACCTGTGGCACAGATGACAGCAGTGGGTCAGAGCATGAGGAGCAGGAGTTGGACCTCTCCACCACCACCAA GTTGTCGGATGAAGATCTAATGAAAGCATGTGGAGGTCGTACAGCTCACAA AGGAGCGAGACATGGCCTTACCATGAACGCCAAGCTGGCCAGATTGGAGCAGCAGGAACAGGAGTTCCTGGCAAAGTACAGCAAAAAGACCCAAGCGACAGAAACCATCTGCAGAAGGACAGTGTCCTCTTCTGGTGCCTCCCAGTCAAGAGGAGAGGAGGACCAGAACAatgagagagaaggaaagaaggccaagaaaaataagaaacgTTCCAGGGAGAACCAGGAAGACCTCGCGTTGGAGGGTAGGAATGTTGAAGACGTTTATGAAACAACACCTGAGGTTGTAATTCACAaatcaaagaggaaaaaacactcCAAGGAAAAGAATGACAGTACAGTGTCACAAGAATCAAACCCGACAAGCTGCATAGAAGCAGGCCGTACttctcataaaaagaaaaagcactcAAAAAGCGAGATGACGTTGACAGGTGATATTGGGAACTGTAGTGTGATTAGTGAAACGATGGAAAGCGCTAGAGGAGAAACCTGCACAGATACCTTGGGAGATACAGGCACAGTTGCTGAGATAAACAACAAAGACATTCTCAGAAAAAAGAGACACTCAAAGGGCAAAAAGGAGACTTTGGATGGCACCGATGAGGAATTCGATGATGCTGGAGGACGGAATGAAGTGTATGCTGACCTCCCtccgaagaagaagaagaaaatacaaagtaGTATAGATGTTCTAAGGCAGGGACCAggagaggaactggaggaaaagcgaaatgaaaataaaaagaccaGACGAAAAGAAACGAGAGTGACTGAGGGTGAATTGCAGTGTGAAGCCATGACTGtagtgaagaaaaagaagaaggaaaagaagaagaagaagaagaagaaatcagaggaaactggagcatgA
- the gpatch4 gene encoding G patch domain-containing protein 4 isoform X2, with amino-acid sequence MFSTRPLLVWLWNLDGVKVRKVAEEEDATGMISNKKPRKAELTKAKLYGCFVKSATLLSGQEQPEKKTCGTDDSSGSEHEEQELDLSTTTKLSDEDLMKACGGRTAHKGARHGLTMNAKLARLEQQEQEFLAKYSKKTQATETICRRTVSSSGASQSRGEEDQNNEREGKKAKKNKKRSRENQEDLALEGRNVEDVYETTPEVVIHKSKRKKHSKEKNDSTVSQESNPTSCIEAGRTSHKKKKHSKSEMTLTGDIGNCSVISETMESARGETCTDTLGDTGTVAEINNKDILRKKRHSKGKKETLDGTDEEFDDAGGRNEVYADLPPKKKKKIQSSIDVLRQGPGEELEEKRNENKKTRRKETRVTEGELQCEAMTVVKKKKKEKKKKKKKKSEETGA; translated from the exons ATGTTTTCAACAAGGCCTCTGCTAGTCTGGCTGTGGAATCTG GATGGTGTGAAGGTGAGAAAGGTagctgaggaggaggatgctACAGGGATGATCTCCAATAAGAAGCCTCGCAAGGCAGAACTGACTAAGGCCAAGCTCTATGGCTGCTTTGTCAAG TCGGCCACCCTTTTGTCAGGGCAGGAACAGCCGGAGAAAAAGACCTGTGGCACAGATGACAGCAGTGGGTCAGAGCATGAGGAGCAGGAGTTGGACCTCTCCACCACCACCAA GTTGTCGGATGAAGATCTAATGAAAGCATGTGGAGGTCGTACAGCTCACAA AGGAGCGAGACATGGCCTTACCATGAACGCCAAGCTGGCCAGATTGGAGCAGCAGGAACAGGAGTTCCTGGCAAAGTACAGCAAAAAGACCCAAGCGACAGAAACCATCTGCAGAAGGACAGTGTCCTCTTCTGGTGCCTCCCAGTCAAGAGGAGAGGAGGACCAGAACAatgagagagaaggaaagaaggccaagaaaaataagaaacgTTCCAGGGAGAACCAGGAAGACCTCGCGTTGGAGGGTAGGAATGTTGAAGACGTTTATGAAACAACACCTGAGGTTGTAATTCACAaatcaaagaggaaaaaacactcCAAGGAAAAGAATGACAGTACAGTGTCACAAGAATCAAACCCGACAAGCTGCATAGAAGCAGGCCGTACttctcataaaaagaaaaagcactcAAAAAGCGAGATGACGTTGACAGGTGATATTGGGAACTGTAGTGTGATTAGTGAAACGATGGAAAGCGCTAGAGGAGAAACCTGCACAGATACCTTGGGAGATACAGGCACAGTTGCTGAGATAAACAACAAAGACATTCTCAGAAAAAAGAGACACTCAAAGGGCAAAAAGGAGACTTTGGATGGCACCGATGAGGAATTCGATGATGCTGGAGGACGGAATGAAGTGTATGCTGACCTCCCtccgaagaagaagaagaaaatacaaagtaGTATAGATGTTCTAAGGCAGGGACCAggagaggaactggaggaaaagcgaaatgaaaataaaaagaccaGACGAAAAGAAACGAGAGTGACTGAGGGTGAATTGCAGTGTGAAGCCATGACTGtagtgaagaaaaagaagaaggaaaagaagaagaagaagaagaagaaatcagaggaaactggagcatgA